A region of Jonquetella anthropi DSM 22815 DNA encodes the following proteins:
- the ribD gene encoding bifunctional diaminohydroxyphosphoribosylaminopyrimidine deaminase/5-amino-6-(5-phosphoribosylamino)uracil reductase RibD — MNMTPRGQRRIDERYMRMALSLAARGAGTTSPNPMVGCVIVRDGHVIATGWHRAPRAPHAEAAALAAAGERAEGATVYVNLEPCAHQGRTPPCAPALVSAKVVRVVAGLVDPFPQVAGKGIGILREAGIEVDCPVLAEESAWLNRGFLSAVKRKRPWVTLKIASSLDGITALPDGTSQWITGPTARKLGHLLRSENDAVMVGGTTARRDKPRLDVRDVDGPSPRPVVVSRDFSAAMLLPRSGDALAYAADGCPIPDKLKGRAATVPTGPGGLDLSAVLADLCRRGVNRLLVEGGGTLASSLLQEGLVDQLSVFQAPCVLGKGTGMAQELLTESLLARWNFVRTAERRVDDDLWIEGVSPCSQDWLSALAGSSV, encoded by the coding sequence TCTGAGCTTGGCCGCCCGCGGAGCCGGAACGACGAGCCCCAACCCGATGGTCGGCTGTGTGATTGTCCGGGACGGCCACGTCATCGCGACCGGCTGGCACCGCGCCCCTAGGGCCCCTCACGCCGAAGCCGCCGCCCTTGCGGCCGCCGGGGAGCGGGCGGAGGGCGCGACGGTTTACGTCAACTTAGAGCCGTGCGCCCATCAGGGGCGCACGCCGCCCTGCGCGCCGGCCCTCGTCTCGGCCAAGGTCGTCCGAGTCGTCGCCGGGCTGGTTGACCCGTTCCCCCAAGTGGCTGGAAAGGGAATCGGAATACTGCGTGAGGCGGGAATAGAGGTCGATTGCCCCGTACTGGCAGAAGAGTCCGCGTGGCTGAACCGGGGCTTCTTGTCCGCCGTGAAGCGGAAACGGCCATGGGTGACCCTCAAAATTGCCTCGTCGCTTGACGGGATCACCGCGCTTCCCGACGGCACGAGCCAATGGATCACCGGACCGACGGCCCGCAAGCTGGGGCACCTGCTTAGAAGCGAGAACGACGCGGTCATGGTCGGCGGCACGACAGCCCGGCGCGATAAGCCCCGATTGGACGTGCGGGACGTTGACGGCCCGTCGCCCCGGCCGGTCGTGGTGAGCCGGGACTTCTCGGCCGCCATGCTTCTGCCGCGAAGCGGCGACGCTCTGGCCTACGCCGCGGACGGCTGTCCGATTCCCGATAAGCTTAAGGGCCGGGCCGCGACCGTCCCAACTGGCCCGGGGGGCTTGGACTTGAGCGCCGTATTGGCCGACCTGTGCCGAAGAGGAGTCAACAGGCTGCTCGTCGAAGGCGGCGGTACCTTGGCCTCGTCTCTTCTGCAGGAAGGCCTTGTGGATCAGCTGTCGGTCTTTCAAGCACCCTGCGTCTTAGGAAAGGGAACCGGTATGGCTCAGGAACTTTTGACCGAGAGCCTGCTGGCGCGCTGGAACTTCGTTCGTACCGCCGAACGCCGGGTTGACGACGATCTGTGGATTGAAGGAGTGAGCCCATGTTCACAGGACTG